One part of the Arachidicoccus terrestris genome encodes these proteins:
- a CDS encoding rhamnogalacturonan acetylesterase, with protein MFVEEIKSVWQGQKTKGYWIFLILSICLASFTLIDQKEKPVIYIIGDSTVQNSDGNGRNAYWGWGSLIYPYFDTSRISIRNHAKSGTSTRTFILDGRWDRIMGALKKGDFVIMQFGHNDHAGVDDTVRQKGSLLGIGDSTREIISIRTHQPETVHTYGWYLKKFITEAQRKGATPIVCSLVPRNRWDHGRVVIEAHYPKWAEQVARANGAYYINLNRIIAAHWLSLGRDSVNHFFPGDGTHTNIKGAKLNAACVVEGLRSLDGCPIQKYMKP; from the coding sequence ACAAAAGGTTACTGGATATTTCTCATCTTATCTATATGCTTGGCTTCTTTTACGCTTATCGATCAGAAAGAAAAGCCGGTCATCTATATTATCGGCGACTCTACCGTGCAAAACAGCGATGGTAATGGCCGGAACGCCTATTGGGGTTGGGGGAGTTTAATATACCCATACTTTGATACTTCACGCATTTCCATACGTAATCACGCAAAGTCTGGTACCAGTACCCGGACTTTTATCCTGGATGGACGCTGGGATAGAATTATGGGGGCTCTTAAAAAAGGTGATTTTGTGATTATGCAGTTCGGACATAACGATCATGCCGGCGTGGATGATACAGTCAGGCAGAAGGGGTCGTTGTTGGGAATAGGAGATTCGACCAGAGAAATCATTAGCATCCGTACCCATCAACCGGAAACGGTGCATACTTATGGTTGGTATTTGAAAAAATTCATTACCGAGGCTCAGCGTAAGGGGGCTACGCCGATTGTTTGTTCTCTTGTTCCCCGCAACCGCTGGGACCATGGCCGGGTGGTTATCGAAGCGCATTATCCAAAATGGGCTGAACAAGTAGCGCGGGCAAACGGCGCTTACTATATTAATCTCAATCGTATTATAGCGGCTCACTGGCTTTCGCTTGGAAGAGACAGCGTCAATCATTTTTTTCCAGGAGACGGAACACATACCAATATTAAAGGAGCGAAGCTTAATGCGGCCTGTGTGGTGGAGGGGCTAAGGTCATTGGACGGTTGCCCCATCCAAAAGTATATGAAACCTTGA